The nucleotide window AAAAGTTAAAAATGTTACGGTTGGCACGTCCTCCGGCGGTAACTATACTGTGGAAGATGCTGATGGGACAAGCTTTCAAGTTCGTCCACCAAGTTCTACCATGCTCTACAGCAAGCACTGTGTATACACAGCCAATCGTAATTAATAAAGCAACAACAGTTAAAGCTGTTTCAGTGAAAGCAGGCATGACAAATAGTCCTGTCGCATCATTTGATTATATTATCCAAGATGGCCCGGTTCACATTTATGATATTCAAGGTAAATCCCATACTTCATTATTTAACGGTAAAACCGTAACTGATGTTGAGGGTGTTGTTACCTATATTGATGGAACGAGCCGCTTCTTTATTCAAGACCTTGAAGGTGATGATGACGACAGCACGTCTGATGGTATCCTAGTATTCAAATCATCTCATGGAGTTTCCATCGGTGACCGCGTTAAAGTAACTGGTAAGGTAACAGAATACTACGGTGAAGGTTATGCAGAGAAAACATCAACAGACCTAACTATTACAGAGCTTGAAGCTTCAACGATTACGAAAAATGGTACTGCTCCACTTCCAGCACCAATTAAACTTGGAGTTGACCGGATTGCTCCTCTAGAAATAATTGATAATGACAAATTTGCAACATTTGACCCAGAAGAGGATGCGATTGATTTCTGGGAAAGCATTGAAGGTATGTATGTCCAAGTTGATAATCCAAAAGTTTTTGCCCTGCAAAAAGACGCATTAGTTTGGGTGGTGCCAAAAGATTATCCAACAAACGTTGTTGGCGGTGGGTTACGTATTACTGCTGATGATACAAACCCTGATCGTATTTCAATTGATGTCAGAAACGGTTCAACAGCCAATAAATCTTACCGTGCGAAAATGGGAGATTATTATACAGCTCCGATTAATGGTGTTGTGAACTACGGATACAGCAACTTTAAAGTGATGACACAAGAAAAAAGTATGCCAGCACTAACAGAAACTGAAATCGTTCGTGCTGCAACAAAAATTACACCTGTAGAGGACAAGTTAACTATAGGAACATATAACGTTGAGAACTTCTCAACGAAAACGGATGATGCAAAAGTAGGAAAAATTGCTGATGCCATTGTCAATTTAATGAAAAAACCTGACATCATCGGCTTAAACGAGGTTCAAGATAACAACGGTGAAACAGATGATGGAACAGTAGAAGGAACACAAAGTGCACAAAAGATTATTGACAAAGTAAAAGCACTTGGCGGACCAACATATGCTTACACAGAAGTGGCTCCAGAAAACAATCAAGATGGCGGTGCGCCTGGTGGTAATATTCGTGTGGCCTTCCTTTATAATAAAGAGCGCTTATCATTAACTGCAGGTGCAGAAAAAGGTACATCAACACAAGCAGTTGGCTTTGATAACGGCAAGCTGACACTAAATCCTGGGCGGATTGAACCTACAAACGAAGCATTTAAATCAAGCCGCAAACCGCTTGCAGCACAATTTGATTTCCAAGGTCAAAGTATTATCGTTGTGGCCAACCATTTCAATTCTAAAGGCGGTGACCTACCGTTATTCGGTAAAAACCAACCGCCAGTATTAAGCAGTGAAATTCAACGTCATAAAATTGCAACCATTGTTAATAACTTCGTGAAAGATGTGAAAGCAAAGGATGCAAATGCTAATGTTGTTCTTTTAGGAGACTTCAATGACTTCGAATTTACCAAAACAGTAGAAATTGCAAAAGGGAACGAAATGATTGACATGATTGACAAAGTTCCTGCCAATGAGCGTTACAATTATTCTTACCAAGGTAATGCACAAGTACTTGACCAAGTCTTAGTTACAAAAAATATGGAAGCTTATACAACGGTAGATATTTTACACATTAACTCTGGATTCATGGAAGAACATGGACGTGCAAGTGACCACGATCCAGTGATTATCCAAACACAATTAAAGGCTGCGGGTGGAGAAGTTCTACCACCAGTAACACCGCCAGAATCAACAAAAATTTACAACTTAAATAACTTCAAAACAAAGAAGTTAACAGTTTCAAATGAAGGTGCAGATATTACAGTTAGTGCAGATTCGGTTATTACCGATGGTATTGTATTAAAAGGCTCCTACGCAAAGCTAAAAGGTGAAGGCTTAAAGAATACAGTGATTACCATTAGCCCAGCCAAACAAGGTGCAGTTATTGACCTAAGCGGTATTCAGGTTAAAGAGGTTATTATTGATAATGCCAACATTAGTCAAATTAGAGGCGCTGAAAACGTTCAGAAATGGACGATTAAAGACGGCGTAGATACATCTAACATCAAAATATCTAATGTAGGAGGAGAAGTTATTACTTCTCCTTTTTTACCGAAACCAGTAAATCAGTCCCCTGTTGTAGCGGCACCACTGCAAAATATTTCTGTTCAAGCAGGTTCATCCGTTTCCATCAATTTAACTAACTATTTTTCAGATCCGGATGGTGATGCTTTAACCTACAGTACAACTGCTGGTACTGTACAAGGAGCGACTTTAACGCTTCAAACTGAAACTGAGGGTATTGTAAATATTACCGTTACAGCAAATGATGGCAATAAAACAGTTAGTGCTTCTTTTACCGTAACAGTAACCGCGGCACCATCTAATACTGTGGAAGCCTATTATCAAGCAGCAGCTGGAAAAACAGGTGCTGAACTTAAACTATCCCTGCACAATATCATTAAAACACAAACAAAATTAACATATGCTCAGGTAACAGAAGCTTTAAAGAAAACAGATGAAGATCCGAACAATCCAAACAACGTGATTCTTCTTTACACGAACCGTTCACAAGCAAAGACGACATTTGGTTCAGGTGTGAATGACTGGAATCGTGAGCATGTTTGGGCAAAATCACATGGTAACTTTGGGACAAGCGTCGGACCAGGTACTGATATTCACCATTTACGGCCTACTGACGCATCTGTCAACAGCACACGTAGACATTTAGATTTTGATAACGGCGGCAGATCACAGGGTGAATGTGCTGACTGTTATTATGATAGTGATTCATTTGAGCCACCGAATCATGTTAAGGGCGATATTGCAAGAATGCTAATGTATATGGATGTACGTTATGAAGGTGACGGCGGTGAGCTTGACCTTGAGCTAGCTGACAAGGTCAATACGTACCCCACACCAACTCACGGCAAGAAATCTGTCCTGCTGCAATGGAGCAAAATGGATCCGCCGGATGCCTTTGAAAAGCATAGAAATGATGTCATACAATCGATTCAAGGAAACCGCAATCCATTCATCGATCATCCTGAATGGGCGGACCAAATCTGGCCAGCAAGCTAACAAAAAAGATGTTCCGTAACTACTCGGAACCTCTTTTATGGTGATTCTGCCGCCTTCACCAATTCAACTACCTCTAACTGCTGCCTCAAGCGTCTTTGTTTTAATTTTTCCATCGTAAAAAGAGTTACGTGAACACTTAACACAGCTAGCGCAAATAGTTCTACAGCATAATCGATATAGTACCACGACAATGTGGCGGTGATATCGTAAAGTGTATGGACGAGGACGGTCACCCACAGGTTTCGTGTCCATAATAAGATTAATCCAAAGAGTAATCCCATATTGGCAAAAGTTACGATGGCGCCTATGCTTACTGACCATGGCTCTACGGAATCTAGCGTATGGTCGATTCCGAACAGGATGGACGTGAGAAACAGTGCACCCATCAGGAAGATGTCTCTTCGGCCGCTCTCCCATCTGCGCGGGAATATCTTTTTAAACATAACAAGAAGAAGAATCATGTACGCAAGCCGCCAAACCTCTTCTAACCCGGCAAGTGTGTCGGCATATAAATCATAGCCAATCGTATCTACTTTTTCGAAAAAGGACAAAACAGGTTCTTCTGCTGGAGTACCAATATCCTCTCCAACAGCCATTTGAATGTCGGTGTAGTCTTGAACGTATTGATCATAATCCGTGTTGAAATCTTGAAACGTGTAAGTTGAAAACATATTGATGACTGTGCTGCCTAGAAAGAAAATCAAGAAGGCACCTGTGAATTGAAGGGTAAGCTGCCTTTTCGTTTTCGGTTGGGACGTGGGACTTTGAAGCCGGTGGTGCAACTTCAAGCCAATAAAAAAGGACGACACCATCATCGCATCATATAGGGTACTCGCCATATTGCTGTACCGCATGCAATAAAGGAAAATTTCCGCTCCAATGGTGACGATGAGCATGGCAAACAGTAATCTTTTCGAAATCAGTTGTGTTAGGTTTGTTGTCATCTACTGCTCCCCTGCCTCTCCTATTCACCTAAAAAAAGTAACCGCCAGAATACCAAATCCATTTAAAAACAGTAGGAAAATAATACAGCCAAGCGCCCACTTCCATTTTCTTGTCACCGTGTTTTCTCCTTTACATTTAAGGTCATGTTTAGCAGAACTAGAAAAAGATAATAATAGTACTAATTTATCATAGCAAGAGTCATAGGTCACCAAAATATTATTTCCTGTAAAGCGCAGCAATTAAGGTGATTTTTCATGATGAACAAACATATGAATGTACAAGCTGTTAGTGTATTTTTTAAAAGATAGGAGTTCAGAAAATGAAGCGTCTTGGATCCATTATTTTGTC belongs to Neobacillus sp. OS1-2 and includes:
- a CDS encoding endonuclease, yielding MGQAFKFVHQVLPCSTASTVYTQPIVINKATTVKAVSVKAGMTNSPVASFDYIIQDGPVHIYDIQGKSHTSLFNGKTVTDVEGVVTYIDGTSRFFIQDLEGDDDDSTSDGILVFKSSHGVSIGDRVKVTGKVTEYYGEGYAEKTSTDLTITELEASTITKNGTAPLPAPIKLGVDRIAPLEIIDNDKFATFDPEEDAIDFWESIEGMYVQVDNPKVFALQKDALVWVVPKDYPTNVVGGGLRITADDTNPDRISIDVRNGSTANKSYRAKMGDYYTAPINGVVNYGYSNFKVMTQEKSMPALTETEIVRAATKITPVEDKLTIGTYNVENFSTKTDDAKVGKIADAIVNLMKKPDIIGLNEVQDNNGETDDGTVEGTQSAQKIIDKVKALGGPTYAYTEVAPENNQDGGAPGGNIRVAFLYNKERLSLTAGAEKGTSTQAVGFDNGKLTLNPGRIEPTNEAFKSSRKPLAAQFDFQGQSIIVVANHFNSKGGDLPLFGKNQPPVLSSEIQRHKIATIVNNFVKDVKAKDANANVVLLGDFNDFEFTKTVEIAKGNEMIDMIDKVPANERYNYSYQGNAQVLDQVLVTKNMEAYTTVDILHINSGFMEEHGRASDHDPVIIQTQLKAAGGEVLPPVTPPESTKIYNLNNFKTKKLTVSNEGADITVSADSVITDGIVLKGSYAKLKGEGLKNTVITISPAKQGAVIDLSGIQVKEVIIDNANISQIRGAENVQKWTIKDGVDTSNIKISNVGGEVITSPFLPKPVNQSPVVAAPLQNISVQAGSSVSINLTNYFSDPDGDALTYSTTAGTVQGATLTLQTETEGIVNITVTANDGNKTVSASFTVTVTAAPSNTVEAYYQAAAGKTGAELKLSLHNIIKTQTKLTYAQVTEALKKTDEDPNNPNNVILLYTNRSQAKTTFGSGVNDWNREHVWAKSHGNFGTSVGPGTDIHHLRPTDASVNSTRRHLDFDNGGRSQGECADCYYDSDSFEPPNHVKGDIARMLMYMDVRYEGDGGELDLELADKVNTYPTPTHGKKSVLLQWSKMDPPDAFEKHRNDVIQSIQGNRNPFIDHPEWADQIWPAS
- a CDS encoding CPBP family intramembrane glutamic endopeptidase; this encodes MTTNLTQLISKRLLFAMLIVTIGAEIFLYCMRYSNMASTLYDAMMVSSFFIGLKLHHRLQSPTSQPKTKRQLTLQFTGAFLIFFLGSTVINMFSTYTFQDFNTDYDQYVQDYTDIQMAVGEDIGTPAEEPVLSFFEKVDTIGYDLYADTLAGLEEVWRLAYMILLLVMFKKIFPRRWESGRRDIFLMGALFLTSILFGIDHTLDSVEPWSVSIGAIVTFANMGLLFGLILLWTRNLWVTVLVHTLYDITATLSWYYIDYAVELFALAVLSVHVTLFTMEKLKQRRLRQQLEVVELVKAAESP